The region AGGCGCCGCCGAGCTCCTGGACGAGCCCTATCAAAATCCCGCCGACGAGCGCCCCGACCACGTTGCCCAAACCCCCGAGCACCACAACGACGAAGGCTATGACGTTGAACTGCTCGCCGGTGGTGGGCTGCAGCGAGAGGAACGGCAGGACCAGGGTGCCCGCCGCCGCCACGCACGCGGTGCCGAGCCCGAAGGCGATCATGTGCATCCTCCGCACGTCTATCCCGACCATCGCCGCCCCGTCCGGGTTCTCGGCGACGGCCCGGATCGCCGTGCCCAGGCTGGTGCGCCGCAGGAGGTAGAAGAGCCCCCCGGCGATCACGAGCGATCCGAGGAAGGCTATGACCCGTGGCAGGTCGGCGACCGCGCCGAAGACGTCGAGCGGGCCCCGAACCGTCGCGAACCCCAGGGGTATGCCGGTCTGGGCGTAGGGGAATTCCACGGTGCGCGGCGTGGCCGTGAAGACCATGAGGAGCGCGTTCTCTATGAGCAGCGCGAGCCCGAAGGTGAGCAGGAGCTGGTTCTCGTGCGGCTGGTCCATGACCCGGGCCAGCAGGACCCGCTGCACGAGTACCCCGAGAACGAAGAGCAGCGGCACGGAGACCAAGAGCGAGAGGTAGGGGTCGAACCCCGCGTTCGCCACCAGCACGAAGGAGGCGTACATCGCGAGCGCCATGAAGGCCCCGTGCGCGAAGTTCAGGATGTCGAGCACCCCGAAGATGAGCGTGAGGCCCATCGAGACGAGGCTGTAGACCCCGCCGAGCAGCAGCCCGGTGACCAGCGCCTGGACCAGCACGACGCGGTTGTCGCGAGCCCAGGAGAGCGCGTCCCCGCCCCACACGAGGACGAGGAGCGCGGCGATCCCCAGCCCGAGGAGGGCCAGGGACCGCCCGGAGACCTTGCGCCCCTTGAACGCCATGCGCGCGGGCCGCTACCGCCCCTCGCTCCACGGGGTGGCCGGGAAGATCGGCTCCTCCTGCGCGTACTTCTCCGGGTAGACCTGTACGACCTCCCCGTCCTGCACCTGCATGACTATCGGCTGGGCGTTGACGTTCTGGCCCCGGTCGTCGAACTCTATCGGGCCGTCGAACGGGAAGAGCTCGGTCTGCAGCGACGTCTCGGCGATGGCGTCGCGCAGCTCCTGCGGCTCGGAGGACCCTGCCCTCTCCAGCGCGTCGGCGATGACCTCGACCGCCTGGTAGGAGAAGACCGCCGCCGTGCGCATGCTCTCCCCGGTCCGCTCCTCGAACCTCTGGCGGAGCTTTCGCGCCCGGTCGCTGGTGGCGTCGTAGTGGTAGTTGGAGCTGAGGTAGTAGTTGCCGTTATCGCCCGCGTCCTCGGGGAAGGTGTCGAGGTCGAAGGCCCCGTTGGCGACGCCGTAGACGGCCTTGACGTCCGGCTTGACGTTGGCGGCGGCCTGGGCGAGCAGCAGCCCGTCCCTGTAGTAGCCGGTCGCGACGATGACGTCCGCGTCCGCGGCCTTGGCCTGGGTGAGCTCGGAGGTGAGGTCGCTGACGTTCAGGGCGTCGTAGGTGATCTCACGCACCACCTCTATGCCCAGCCTTTGCGCCTCCTTCTGGAAGGCCTCGAACACGCTCGTGCCGAACTCGGAGCTCTCGTGGATGTAGGCCACGGACTCGACCGGGGAGCCCTGCGCCTCGGAGATCTCCTTCAGGTAGCGGGCGCCGTACTCGCCCATGGTCTGGGAGCCGGGTTGGATCCTGAAGGTGTACCTGTAGCCCTGGGCCAGTATGGAGTCCGCCGTTGCAACGTCGATTATGAACGGCACCTGGGAACGCTCGGCGGTGCGCGCTATGGTGGCCGCGGTCGCCGAGGTGTAGGGCCCGACCAACGCCACGGCCCCCTCGTCGATCATGCGCTGGGCCTCGCTAGAGGCCGTCTCGGGCTCCCCCTTGGTGTCTCCGGAGATGAACTCGAGTTTCGCCCCGTCCAGAGCCTCTATCCCGCCGGCCTTGTTTATGTCCTCGATCGCCATCTTGACTGCCTGGTCCATCCGCTTGCCGTCCACCGCCAGAGGCCCCGTCAGGGGGTGGAGGGAGCCGATCTTGATGGTCTCGGAACCTCCCTGTGAGGCCCCCCCGCCCCCGCCGCACGCCACGACGACCAGCGCCGCGGCCACCATAAGCAGCGTCGCCTGAACCCGCGTCCGCATCGTCCTCTCCTTCCCCTTCAACCTGTCCCACTGTCCAGCGTTCGTGGTTTTGTTCCTTCCAGTGGAACAAAATTACCGGCTTCAAGTTAACACAGGTCCATCCGGTGCGTCAACCAACAGGCGGACGTCTTGCAATGCTCGATTTGAAAGGGCAAAATAAGTGCACATGGTTTACGAAGAGCGAATTGCGGGGTAACACTGTTGTTCCGTTGGGAGGAACAATGAGCTCTGCGGGGTCGGCTCCCAGGCCGGGCACCGAGGCGGCGGTCCGGGTGGCGGACGTTCTGCTGCTGTTCGCCAGCGGGCCTGATGCGTTGGGGGTCAGCGAGATCTCGCGCCGGCTGGGCCTGAGCAAGGCGGTGGTGCACAGGATATTGAGGTCGCTGGCCTCGCGCGGGCTCGTATCTCACGATGCGGAGTCCAGGAGCTACGGGCTGGGTCCGGCGGCGGCGGCGCTCGGGGCTCGGGCGTTGGCCGGCCTGGAGCTGCGCCGCGTGGCGCTGCCCGTCCTGCGGCGGTTGCAGCGCGAGACGGGCGAGACCACGACGCTCTCGGAGCTCGTGGGGACGGCGAGGGTGTATCTGGACCAGGTGCCCAGCCTCAAGGAGATAAAGATGACCGTCGAGGTGGGGAGGCCGTTCCCCCTGCACGCGGGGGCTTCCAGCAAGGCCATCCTCGCGTTTGCGCCGCCGGAGGTGCGCGAGCACGTCCTCGAGGGCCCGCTCGAGGCGCTCACGCCGCTCACGGTGACGGACAGGGCGCGGCTCGAGGTGGAACTCGGGCAGATCCGCGAGAGCGGCACGGCAGTCTCCTGCGGCGAGCGGCAGAGCGGGGCGGGGTCTGTGGCGGCGCCCGTGATCGGTGTGGACGGGTACGCCGTCGGGTCCATAAGCGTCTGCGGTCCCGTGGACCGCTTCGGCGAGGAGACTGTCGAGCGCATGCGGCCGCTGGTGCTGGAGGCGGCGCGTGGGATCTCGCGCGTTCTCAGGGGAGAGGCTGTCGACGGGAGAAGGGGGTAAGTTGGAGAGGCACAGAGCCCTCGAAGGGATCAAGGTCATCGACGCTGCGAACCTGTTCGCGGGTCCCTTGGCGGCCACGATCTTGGGGGACTTCGGGGCCGAGGTCATCAAGGTGGAGCACCCCCGCGGCGACCCCTCCCGCTACCACGGCTACTCCAAGGACGGCGTGGGGCTGTGGTGGAAGTTTCTCGGGCGCAACAAGAAGTGCGTCACGCTCAACCTGAGCAAGCCGGAGGGGCAGGAGATCTTCAGGCGGCTCGCCGGAGACGCCGACGTCGTGATAGAGAGCTTCCGGCCCGGCACCTTCGAGCGGTGGAACCTCGGCTACGAGGAGCTAGAGAAGGGGAACCCCGGCCTCATCCTCGCCCGCGTCACCGGCTTCGGGCAGTTCGGGCCGTACAAGGACCGCCCCGGCTTCGGCACTCTGGCGGAGTCCATGAGCGGCTTCGCCTACGTCACCGGGCAGCCCGACGGCCCGCCGACCCTGCCGCCGTTCGGGCTGGCCGACGGCATCGCCGCGCTGGCGACGGCGGTGGCGGTCCTGATGGCCCTGAGGGCCCGCGACGTCACGGGGAGGGGTCAGGTGGTGGACCTGGCGATCATAGAGCCCATCTTCACCATCCTAGGACCGCAGCCGACCGTCTACGACCAGCTCGGCATCGTCCAGAAGCGCAGCGGCAATCGCTCCGTCAACAACGCCCCGCGCAACATCTACAAGACCAAAGACGGCCACTGGGTGGCCGTCTCTACCAGCGCCCAGAACATCGCCGAGCGGGTCATGAGGCTCGTGGGGCGCCCGGAGTACGTCGACGAGCCCTGGTTCCAGAAGGGCTCCGAGCGCGCCAAGCACGCCGACGAGCTGGACGAGGCGGTGGGAGGCTGGATCTCGGAGCGCACCAGAGAAGAGGTCATGGAGGCCTTCGAGGAGGCGGGCGCCGCCGTGGCCCCGATCTACAGCATCGCGGACATCATGGAGGACCCGCAGTACAGGGCCCTCGAATCCATCATCACCGTGGACGACCCCGAGCTCGGCCCCATCAAGATGCAGAACGTGCTCTTCAGGCTCTCGGAGACGCCCGGCGAGGTAAGGTGGTCCGGACCCCGGCTCGGCGAGCACAACGAGGAGGTCTACGGAGAGCTGGGGCTCGGCAGGAAAGACCTGGAGGAGCTCGCCGGGAAGGGCGTCCTGTGACCCCGACCGCGGCACCCCCGCGCAGCTACCTCTACGTCCCCGGGAGCGACCCGCGCAGGATCGAGAAGGCGCTCTCCAGCGAGGCGGACGCCGTGGTCCTCGACCTCGAGGACGCCGTCGCCCCCGACCACAAGGAGGAGGCCCGGGAGAACGTCGCCGGGGTGCTCGCGCGCGCGAACCGCAAGCCCGTCTTCGTCCGGGTGAACGCCCCGGGCAGCGCGCTCTGCGGGCGCGACGTCGAGGCGGTGGCCCGTCCCGGGCTCGCCGGGGTACGGCTGCCGAAGACGGAGTCCGCGGAGGAGGTGCGCCGGGTCGCGGAGAGGCTGGAAGAGCTTGGCTGCGAGGCGGGCGTCCAGTGCCTCATCGAGTCCGCCCTCGGGCTCGAGATGGCCTTCGAGCTTGCGCGCTCCCACCCGCGCGTCACGGGCCTCTCCCTCGGCGAGGCCGACCTCGCCGCCGACCTCGGGGCGAGCGGCGAGGAGGGGCTGCTCTACGCCCGCTCGCGGGTCGTCGCGGCCTCCAGGGCGGCCGGCCTGCAGCGCCCGGTGCAGAGCGTGTACACCAACGTGCGCGACCTCGACGGGCTGCGGCGCTCGACCGAGGCGGGCAAGCGGCTCGGGTTCTTCGGGCGCTCGGCGATCCACCCGGCCCAGCTTCCCGTCATCAACGAGGTCTTCACCCCCACAGAAGAGGAGGTGGCCGAGGCCAGAGAGCTGCTGAGCAGGATGGAGGGCGCGGCCGCGTCGGGCAGCGGCGCCTTCGTGCTGGAGGACGGGAGGTTCGTGGACGAGGCCGTCGTCCGGGCGGCGCGCTTCACGCTCGCCGTCGCCCGCGGCGCGAACGGGGAGGAGCGATGAGCAGGCTGCTGGAGGTTCTCGAGGAGGGCGTGGAGGTTTTCGACCTGGCCCAGCCGCTGGCCACCGAGACCCCTCACTCGCCCAACCACCCGCCCTTCCGCATGTCCCTCATGCGCCGCCACGGGGACATGGTGCGCGAGGACGGAAGCTCCGCGGCGAACGAGATGATCGTGACCGGGGGACACACCGGCACCCACGTGGACGCCCTGGCCCACGTCTCCTACCGCGGCGAGCTGCACGGCGGCGTCTCCGCCGAGGAGGCGCAGCGGGGCGGGCGCTTCAGGCGCCACGGCGTAGACGCCATGCCCCCCATGGTCTGCCGGGGCGTGCTGCTCGACGTGGCCGCCCTGCACGGGGCGGACGCGCTGCCGGGCGGCTACGGCATCACGGAGGAAGACCTCGCCGCGGCGGCCCGGAAGGCCGGGGTGGAGGTGCGGGCCGGGGACGTCGCCCTGATCCGCTCCGGCTGGGGACGCTACTTCGGCGACGCGCACGCTTTCCTGGGCCACGACACCGGGGTGCCCGGACCCACGGAGGAGGCGGCGCGCTGGCTCGCCGACCGGGGGGTGCGGGCCACCGGGGCCGAGACGATAGCCTACGAGCAGATAAAGCCCGGAGTAGGGCACGCCCTCCTCCCGGTCCACCGGCTGCTCCTGGTGGAGCGCGGGGTGCACATCATCGAGGTCATGAACCTCGCGGGGCTCGCCGAGGCGGGCGTGAGCGAGTTCCTGTTCGTCCTGGCGCCCTTGAAGATAGTGGGCGGTACCGGCTCCCCGGTCCGTCCCCTGGCGGTGGTGGGGCGATGAGCGGGAGGACGGTGCTGCAGGAGGTCTCCCGCTTCGCCGCGAGGGTGCGCGACGAAGGGATCCCGCCGGAGCTCTTGCGCGACGCCCGCCGCCGCGTCACGGACATCGTCGGGATCGCGCTGGCAGCCAGCGCGATGGAGCCGGCCAGGATCGTCGGCGAGGTGGTGGACGCGTGGGGAGGCGCCGGGCAGGCGAGCGCCGTCGGACGCGGCAGGAGGTATCCCGCAGCGAGCGCGGCCCTCCTCAACGGCACCCTCGCCCACGCCCTGGACTACGACGACACGCACCTCCCGTCGGTCCTGCACCCGAGCGCCGCGGTGGTGCCGGCGGCGCTGGCCGCGGCGGAGGCCGCCGGCGCTGCGGGACCGCAGTTGCTCGCTGCGGTGGCCGCCGGGGACGAGCTGGTGGTGCGGGTGGGCATGGCCGGCTACGACGCGAAGCTCGGAAACTCGGTCTTCTTCGAGAAGGGGATGCACGCGACCTCCATCGCCGGCACTCTGGGCGCGGCGCTGGCGGCGGCGATGGTCTACGGGCTCGGGGAGGAGGAGATCGGGCACGCGGTCGCCATCGCGGCGAGCATGGGGGCCGGCATCATCGAGGCCAACCGCACCGGCGGCACGGTGAAGAGGGTGCACTGCGGCTGGGCGGCACACGCGGGCGTGACGGCGGCCGAGCTCGCCCGAAGCGGCCTCACCGGCCCGCCCACGGTCTTCGAGGGACGCTTCGGCTTTCTGCGGGCCTACCTCGACGACCGGGCACACCCGGACGCTATCCTCCGCGGCCTCGGCGAGGAGTGGGAGCTGCCCAGGATCTTCTTCAAGCCCTACCCGGCGAACCACTTCACGCACGCGGGGATAGACGCGGCGCTGAGGCTGCGCGAGGAGGGGCTCGACGTGCGGGAGGTCGAGGCCATAGAGCTCGGCGTCGCCAGCCCCACCCTCCGCACCATCGCCGAGCCCCCGGAGGAGAAGGCGCGCCCGAAGAGCGGCTACGCCGCCCAGTTCTCCGGTCCCTTCGCCGTCGCGACCGCGCTCGTCGGCGGGGGCGGCCTCGGCGTCTCCCTGGAGGACTTCACGGACGAGGCGGTCAGGGACCGGCTGAAGCTGGACCTCGCCTCCAGGGTCCGGTGCGTCGCCGACGAGGAGTGCGACCGCATCTTCCCGAACCAGTTCCCCGCGGTGCTGCGCGTCCGGCTGAGGAGCGGCGAGGTGCGGGAGGCGAGGGTCCTCCACAACCGCGGTGGGCCGGAGAACCCCCTCTCCGACGAGGAGCTTGAGGTCAAGTTTCGCGCGAACGCCGGGCGCGCGCTCTCAGAGGAGCGCGTGGGAGAGCTGTGGGAAGCGTTGCGGTCGCTCGGCGAGGCCGACGCCCTCGAGGGGATCACGGCGTTGGTGCGGGAGAGCCGGCCGGCGTAGGGGGGGCCGTGCACTTCGGGGTGGTGCTGCAGCACTTCCGGGAGCACGCCTCGCCGGAGGCCATAAGCGAGGTGGCCCGGGTGGCCGAGGAACTCGGCTACGACAGCGTGTGGGTCATGGACCACGTCGTCGTCCCCGACGTGCCGGAGGCCCGCCAGTTCACCCCGCTCGTCTACGATCCCCTGCTCACCCTCGCCTATGTCGCGGCGAAGACCGGGCGCGTCCGTCTGGGGACGAGCGTCCTGGTCGTCCCCTACCGCAGCCCGCTCGTGCAGGCCAAGATGCTCTCCACGCTGGACGCCCTGTGCGGCGGGCGCCTGATCTTGGGGGTAGGGGCCGGGTGGCTCCCCCAGGAGTTCGAGGCCCTGGGCGTCCCCTTTCGCGGGCGCGGCTCTCTCATGGACGAGTACCTCGAGGCGATGCGGGTTCTCTGGACCTCCGAAGGTCCCGCGAGCTTCCGGGGGCCCACCGTCCGCTTCGAGAACGTGTTCTGCGAGCCCAAACCCGTCCAGCGGCCCCACCCCCCGCTGTGGGTCGGCGGCGGCAGCGAGGGTGCCCTCCGCCGCGCGGCGAGGCTGGGTGCCGCCTGGCACCCGAGCAGCAGGTACGCCGGGGTCCTGGCAGAGAAGATCGAACACCTGCGCCGGCTGTCCGCGGCGGAGGGGAGGGAGCCGCCCCCGGTCCGGATGCGCGCCACCCTGCGCCTCCTGCCCGAGGGAGGCACCGCGACGGAGCGCGGGCCCCTGATCGGCACGCCGGAGGAGGTGAGAGCCTCTATCCGCGCGTACGCCGCCATGGGCGTCAGCGGCTTTGTGCTCGACGCCTTCTACGGGTCGCCGCCGGTCGAACACAAGGGGCCCGTAGAGGTGGTGGCGGCCCTCCGCGACTTCGCAGGCAAGGTGATGCCGGAGTTCAGGGAGAGGCCCGCTTAGAGCGGGGCGGGCCGGGACGCAGTACCCGACAGAGGCACCGGCCTACGCAGGACGCCCGGAGCGGCTAGCCGCCCCCCTCTCTCTGCTCCTCCGCGGGCTCCCCTTCGCGCCATCCCCGGGCGGCGAAGGATGCGAAGATGTCGAGGATCTCCTCGTCCGTGAGGCGCCCTTCGCGCCTGTACCACTGGCCCACGGAGTTGCACAGGCCGAGTATGGCGAAGGTGAGCATCCTGGGGTCGGTCTTTCGGACCACGCCGGCGGCCATCCCGTCCTCCACGAGCCGCTGAAAGCGCCGGGTGTACTCCCTGCGGGCCCGGAGCGTCTCCTCGGAGAACTCGAAGTCCCCGAGCAGGGTGCCGGCTATGGAACGGTCCCGGAGCACGGTCCTGAGGTGGTTGCGGATCGCCGCGTCCAGCCGGGCGTCGGGCGCGCCCTCCTCCTCCAGCACGGCGTCCAGCTGCGCGTTCATGAGCGCCATGCCCCGGTCGTGGATCTCCTGGACGATCTCCCGCTTGTTCTTCCAGTAGTAGTAGAAGACCTTCTTGGTGAACCCCAGCTCCCCGGCGATGTCCTCGACCGAGGTGTTCTTGTAGCCCTTCTCCTCAAAGAGCCTCACCGCCGCCTCGAGAAACAGCTCCCGCCGCTCCTCGAAGCTCAGCTCGCTCAGAGGGTTGGCCTCCGCCTCCGGACCGGAGAGCGGCGGCCGCCCTATCCCTCGCCGCCGAAGCCCGCTCATCTCCCTCCGCTCAACCCCTTCGCTCCCAATCCTGTTGACAATGCAGTTGACAGACTCCCAAAACCTATTGTAGAGTACCAGATGTTAATTCACCGATCGGTGAATTAACGCTGATGGCCGGGGAAAGGAGAGGGCTTTGGAGACGAGGAGGCCCTGGCTTGGGGTTTATGAGGGCAGGATCTCCTACGGGACCATAGAGACCTCGCTGACCCGGTTTCTGGAGGGGGCTGCGGCGAGGTACCGCGACAGGCCCGTGATGACATCCGCCGGCGGGCGGCGGGTGACCTACGGGGAGCTGCTCGAGCAGAGCGAGCGGTTCGCCGCGGCGCTCGCCGGGCTGGGGGTGGGGAAGGGGGACAGGCTCGCCCTGATGCTCCCCAACAGCATAGAGTACGTCATCTCCTTCTTCGCCGCAGCGCGGCTCGGGGCGGTCGTCGTGCAGCTCAACCCCCTCTACGCCGGGCGCGAGCTGAGGCACATCCTGCAGGACTCGGGGGCGAGGGCCGCGGTCGTGCACGAGGGGGCCTACGGGCGCCTCCGCGAGGTCAGGGAGGGCCTCCCGCTCGAGCGCGCCGTCGTGGTGGGGGAGGAGCCCGCGAAGCCGGACGTCTCGTTCGGCGAACTTCTCAGCTCCGGCTCCGGCCCGCTCCCCGAGGCGCCCCTCGATCCCGCGAGCGACCTCGCCGTGCTGCAGTACACCGGCGGGACCACCGGCGTCTCCAAGGGCGCGATGCTCACCCACCGCAGCCTGCTCGTCAACATCGAGGCCAACATAAGCCTCGCCATGGAGAACCCCCGCGATCTCGACGGCGGCAAGACCGTCGCCGTCGCACCCTTCTTCCACATCTTCGGGAACGTGGTCATCCTGCTGACCTCAATCCACTACGGGATGAACCTTCTCCTCGTGCCGCGCTTCCAGGTGGACGAGATGATGCAGCTCATAAAGCGCGAGAGGCCGGCCATGCTCGGCGGGGTCGCCACCATCTTCACCGCCCTGCACAACTACCCGCGGATGGAGGACTACGGCCTGGGAGAGGTGCTGCTCTACATCTCCGGCGGGGCCAGCGTGCCCGCCGAGCTGCTCCGCTCCTTCCAGCGCAGGACCGGGCGTCCCATCTGGGAGGGCTACGGGCTCTCGGAGGCCGGCACGGTGACCATAAACACCTACCTCAGGGGGCCGGTGCCCGGCAGCGTCGGCGTGCCCATGCCGACCCTCGACGTGAGGGTGGTGGACCCCGAGACGGGGGAGAGGGAGATGCCCGTCGGGGAGCCCGGCGAGCTCGTCGTCAAGGGGCCGCAGGTCATGAAGGGCTACTGGAACATGCCCGAGGAGACGGAGAAGGCCCTCAGGGAGGGCTGGTTCTACACCGGCGACATCGCCCGGATGGACGAGGAGGGCTACCTCTACATCGTCGACCGCAAGAAGGACATGATCAACGTCAGCGGCTACAAGGTCTACCCGAGGGAGGTGGAGGAGGTCATCTACTCCCACCCGGAGGTGGTGGAGGCCGTCGTTGTGGGAAGCCCCGACCCCTACCGGGGGGAGGTGCCAAAGGCCTTCGTGGTCAGAAGAAGAAGAAGAGGGGAGGGCACCTCCGTGAGCGAGGAGGAGCTCATCGAGCACTGCAGGAGGGAGCTTGCCCCCTACAAGGTACCCAGGGAGGTGGAGTTCAGGGAGGAGCTGCCCAAGAGCGCTGTGGGCAAGCTGCTCAGGCGGGTGCTTGCGCAGGAGGAGCGCTCCCGCGGGCAGGAGCAGGGGAGCGCGGGATGAGGCGGCGAGAGGGAGGAGGGTCCTTGGAGCACGTAAGGGTGGAGCGCGAGGGGGGAGGGGTGGCGGTCGTCACGATAGACCGGCAGGAGAAGCTCAACGCCCTGAACGCCCGGGTGCAGCGCGAGATCACGGAGGTCTTCGAGCAAGCGCTCCCCGGCGAGACCCGGGCCGCCGTCATCACCGGGGCGGGGGAGCGGGCCTTCGTCGCCGGGGCGGACGCCGGGGAGATGGGCTCGTTGAGCGCCCTCGAGATCCGGGAGTTCGGCCGGATAGGGACGCGCATGATGGAGGCCATAGAGCAGGCGCCCTTCCCCGTGATCGCCGCCATAAACGGCTACGCCCTCGGCGGGGGACTCGAGCTGGCGCTCGCCTGCGACATCCGCGTCGCCGCCGAGAACGCCGTCTTCGGCTTCCCCGAGGTCACCATCGGCATCATGCCCGGCGCGGGCGGCACGCAGCGCCTCCCGAGGGTAATCGGCAGCGGAATAGCCCGCGAGCTCGTCTTCACCGGCAGGATGGTCTCCGCGCGGGAGGCAAAGGAGATCGGGCTCGTCAACCGCGTGGTCGGCGAGGGAGAGGCCCTCGGGGCCGCCAGGGAGATGGCGCGCCAGA is a window of Rubrobacter xylanophilus DSM 9941 DNA encoding:
- a CDS encoding CaiB/BaiF CoA transferase family protein, whose amino-acid sequence is MERHRALEGIKVIDAANLFAGPLAATILGDFGAEVIKVEHPRGDPSRYHGYSKDGVGLWWKFLGRNKKCVTLNLSKPEGQEIFRRLAGDADVVIESFRPGTFERWNLGYEELEKGNPGLILARVTGFGQFGPYKDRPGFGTLAESMSGFAYVTGQPDGPPTLPPFGLADGIAALATAVAVLMALRARDVTGRGQVVDLAIIEPIFTILGPQPTVYDQLGIVQKRSGNRSVNNAPRNIYKTKDGHWVAVSTSAQNIAERVMRLVGRPEYVDEPWFQKGSERAKHADELDEAVGGWISERTREEVMEAFEEAGAAVAPIYSIADIMEDPQYRALESIITVDDPELGPIKMQNVLFRLSETPGEVRWSGPRLGEHNEEVYGELGLGRKDLEELAGKGVL
- a CDS encoding cyclase family protein — translated: MSRLLEVLEEGVEVFDLAQPLATETPHSPNHPPFRMSLMRRHGDMVREDGSSAANEMIVTGGHTGTHVDALAHVSYRGELHGGVSAEEAQRGGRFRRHGVDAMPPMVCRGVLLDVAALHGADALPGGYGITEEDLAAAARKAGVEVRAGDVALIRSGWGRYFGDAHAFLGHDTGVPGPTEEAARWLADRGVRATGAETIAYEQIKPGVGHALLPVHRLLLVERGVHIIEVMNLAGLAEAGVSEFLFVLAPLKIVGGTGSPVRPLAVVGR
- a CDS encoding HpcH/HpaI aldolase/citrate lyase family protein produces the protein MTPTAAPPRSYLYVPGSDPRRIEKALSSEADAVVLDLEDAVAPDHKEEARENVAGVLARANRKPVFVRVNAPGSALCGRDVEAVARPGLAGVRLPKTESAEEVRRVAERLEELGCEAGVQCLIESALGLEMAFELARSHPRVTGLSLGEADLAADLGASGEEGLLYARSRVVAASRAAGLQRPVQSVYTNVRDLDGLRRSTEAGKRLGFFGRSAIHPAQLPVINEVFTPTEEEVAEARELLSRMEGAAASGSGAFVLEDGRFVDEAVVRAARFTLAVARGANGEER
- a CDS encoding TetR/AcrR family transcriptional regulator; translation: MSGLRRRGIGRPPLSGPEAEANPLSELSFEERRELFLEAAVRLFEEKGYKNTSVEDIAGELGFTKKVFYYYWKNKREIVQEIHDRGMALMNAQLDAVLEEEGAPDARLDAAIRNHLRTVLRDRSIAGTLLGDFEFSEETLRARREYTRRFQRLVEDGMAAGVVRKTDPRMLTFAILGLCNSVGQWYRREGRLTDEEILDIFASFAARGWREGEPAEEQREGGG
- a CDS encoding ABC transporter substrate-binding protein, producing MRTRVQATLLMVAAALVVVACGGGGGASQGGSETIKIGSLHPLTGPLAVDGKRMDQAVKMAIEDINKAGGIEALDGAKLEFISGDTKGEPETASSEAQRMIDEGAVALVGPYTSATAATIARTAERSQVPFIIDVATADSILAQGYRYTFRIQPGSQTMGEYGARYLKEISEAQGSPVESVAYIHESSEFGTSVFEAFQKEAQRLGIEVVREITYDALNVSDLTSELTQAKAADADVIVATGYYRDGLLLAQAAANVKPDVKAVYGVANGAFDLDTFPEDAGDNGNYYLSSNYHYDATSDRARKLRQRFEERTGESMRTAAVFSYQAVEVIADALERAGSSEPQELRDAIAETSLQTELFPFDGPIEFDDRGQNVNAQPIVMQVQDGEVVQVYPEKYAQEEPIFPATPWSEGR
- a CDS encoding LLM class F420-dependent oxidoreductase codes for the protein MHFGVVLQHFREHASPEAISEVARVAEELGYDSVWVMDHVVVPDVPEARQFTPLVYDPLLTLAYVAAKTGRVRLGTSVLVVPYRSPLVQAKMLSTLDALCGGRLILGVGAGWLPQEFEALGVPFRGRGSLMDEYLEAMRVLWTSEGPASFRGPTVRFENVFCEPKPVQRPHPPLWVGGGSEGALRRAARLGAAWHPSSRYAGVLAEKIEHLRRLSAAEGREPPPVRMRATLRLLPEGGTATERGPLIGTPEEVRASIRAYAAMGVSGFVLDAFYGSPPVEHKGPVEVVAALRDFAGKVMPEFRERPA
- a CDS encoding IclR family transcriptional regulator, giving the protein MSSAGSAPRPGTEAAVRVADVLLLFASGPDALGVSEISRRLGLSKAVVHRILRSLASRGLVSHDAESRSYGLGPAAAALGARALAGLELRRVALPVLRRLQRETGETTTLSELVGTARVYLDQVPSLKEIKMTVEVGRPFPLHAGASSKAILAFAPPEVREHVLEGPLEALTPLTVTDRARLEVELGQIRESGTAVSCGERQSGAGSVAAPVIGVDGYAVGSISVCGPVDRFGEETVERMRPLVLEAARGISRVLRGEAVDGRRG
- a CDS encoding MmgE/PrpD family protein, producing MSGRTVLQEVSRFAARVRDEGIPPELLRDARRRVTDIVGIALAASAMEPARIVGEVVDAWGGAGQASAVGRGRRYPAASAALLNGTLAHALDYDDTHLPSVLHPSAAVVPAALAAAEAAGAAGPQLLAAVAAGDELVVRVGMAGYDAKLGNSVFFEKGMHATSIAGTLGAALAAAMVYGLGEEEIGHAVAIAASMGAGIIEANRTGGTVKRVHCGWAAHAGVTAAELARSGLTGPPTVFEGRFGFLRAYLDDRAHPDAILRGLGEEWELPRIFFKPYPANHFTHAGIDAALRLREEGLDVREVEAIELGVASPTLRTIAEPPEEKARPKSGYAAQFSGPFAVATALVGGGGLGVSLEDFTDEAVRDRLKLDLASRVRCVADEECDRIFPNQFPAVLRVRLRSGEVREARVLHNRGGPENPLSDEELEVKFRANAGRALSEERVGELWEALRSLGEADALEGITALVRESRPA
- a CDS encoding long-chain-fatty-acid--CoA ligase, whose protein sequence is METRRPWLGVYEGRISYGTIETSLTRFLEGAAARYRDRPVMTSAGGRRVTYGELLEQSERFAAALAGLGVGKGDRLALMLPNSIEYVISFFAAARLGAVVVQLNPLYAGRELRHILQDSGARAAVVHEGAYGRLREVREGLPLERAVVVGEEPAKPDVSFGELLSSGSGPLPEAPLDPASDLAVLQYTGGTTGVSKGAMLTHRSLLVNIEANISLAMENPRDLDGGKTVAVAPFFHIFGNVVILLTSIHYGMNLLLVPRFQVDEMMQLIKRERPAMLGGVATIFTALHNYPRMEDYGLGEVLLYISGGASVPAELLRSFQRRTGRPIWEGYGLSEAGTVTINTYLRGPVPGSVGVPMPTLDVRVVDPETGEREMPVGEPGELVVKGPQVMKGYWNMPEETEKALREGWFYTGDIARMDEEGYLYIVDRKKDMINVSGYKVYPREVEEVIYSHPEVVEAVVVGSPDPYRGEVPKAFVVRRRRRGEGTSVSEEELIEHCRRELAPYKVPREVEFREELPKSAVGKLLRRVLAQEERSRGQEQGSAG
- a CDS encoding branched-chain amino acid ABC transporter permease, which encodes MAFKGRKVSGRSLALLGLGIAALLVLVWGGDALSWARDNRVVLVQALVTGLLLGGVYSLVSMGLTLIFGVLDILNFAHGAFMALAMYASFVLVANAGFDPYLSLLVSVPLLFVLGVLVQRVLLARVMDQPHENQLLLTFGLALLIENALLMVFTATPRTVEFPYAQTGIPLGFATVRGPLDVFGAVADLPRVIAFLGSLVIAGGLFYLLRRTSLGTAIRAVAENPDGAAMVGIDVRRMHMIAFGLGTACVAAAGTLVLPFLSLQPTTGEQFNVIAFVVVVLGGLGNVVGALVGGILIGLVQELGGAFVPGVDKLFFVFVVFVLTLLLRPQGLFGGKP